From the Lysobacterales bacterium genome, one window contains:
- a CDS encoding magnesium transporter codes for MSPDPRVLAIGRDAAFESAASLATDDVPLAYPDDTIAVLRARLAARRYTCVSDIPVVSREGGALVGLVQIEDAVSAADDTLIAAVMDADPPRIAHGVDREQVTWKAVQHRESALVVVDDDGRYLGLIPPHRLLETLLAEHDEDLSRLGGFMKSAEQARHATEEALPQRLWHRLPWLLIGLAGAFVAAGIMGRYEDTLGRMLVLSAFVPGIVYFADALSTQTETVIVRGLSIGIDVRGMLMREATTGALIGLAAACTVYPLVRIGWHDATLAMIVSLSLFSACVVATGVALILPVTLARFRIDPAFASGPLATVIQDLLSLLIYFAIATAMLPSRP; via the coding sequence ATGAGTCCCGATCCGCGCGTGCTGGCCATCGGCCGCGATGCCGCGTTCGAATCGGCTGCGTCGCTGGCCACCGATGATGTGCCGCTGGCCTATCCCGACGACACCATCGCGGTCCTGCGGGCGCGTCTCGCGGCGCGACGTTACACCTGCGTGTCCGATATTCCGGTGGTCTCGCGCGAAGGTGGCGCGCTGGTCGGGCTGGTGCAGATCGAGGACGCCGTCAGTGCCGCGGACGACACCCTGATCGCGGCCGTCATGGACGCCGATCCGCCGCGTATCGCACACGGCGTCGATCGCGAGCAGGTGACCTGGAAGGCCGTGCAGCATCGCGAGTCGGCCTTGGTCGTGGTCGACGACGATGGTCGTTACCTCGGCCTGATTCCGCCGCATCGTCTGCTCGAGACCCTGCTCGCCGAACACGATGAAGATCTCTCGCGTCTGGGCGGCTTCATGAAGAGCGCGGAGCAGGCACGCCACGCCACCGAGGAAGCCTTGCCGCAGCGCTTGTGGCATCGGCTGCCGTGGCTGCTCATCGGACTGGCGGGCGCATTCGTGGCCGCGGGCATCATGGGACGATACGAGGACACGCTGGGCCGGATGCTGGTGTTGTCGGCTTTCGTGCCCGGCATCGTCTATTTCGCCGATGCCTTGAGCACGCAAACCGAAACCGTGATCGTGCGCGGCTTGTCGATCGGCATCGATGTCCGGGGCATGCTGATGCGCGAGGCGACTACCGGTGCGTTGATCGGCCTGGCGGCCGCCTGCACGGTGTATCCGCTGGTGCGCATCGGTTGGCATGACGCGACGCTGGCAATGATCGTCTCCCTGTCGCTGTTCTCGGCCTGCGTCGTCGCCACCGGCGTCGCGCTGATCCTGCCGGTCACGCTCGCGCGCTTCCGAATCGATCCTGCCTTCGCGTCCGGCCCGCTCGCCACCGTCATCCAGGACCTGCTGTCCCTGCTGATCTACTTCGCGATCGCGACGGCGATGTTGCCGTCGCGACCATAG
- a CDS encoding S9 family peptidase, which produces MSKRSPAVVALTIAIAASLAACGGSQEADAPTTAAVAPATIAYPSARTVEQTDDYHGTPVSDPYRWMENLDDPELQPWIAAENKLVADFIGDVPNRDKIKSRLTELWDYERFGVPEVHGGKYFYSRNDGLQNQSPIYVQDTLDSAPRLLIDPNTLSADGTIALSETEVSPDGKLYAYSLSDGGSDWRTIKLRSVETGEDLSDEIRWAKFTNIAWTKDSSGIFYSRFDAPEGEDPLKAVNKNQKLFLHTIGKAQTDDTLVYERPDQPDWGFGAVVSDDGEFLVINGSQGTDVRNRVFYKDLAKADAKVVPLIEDLVGSYDFVGNDGSVLYFLTDDGAERNRLIAIDTANPAKDKWQTLIAESDALLQQVSLVNGQFVASYLRDARSEIKLFDAAGQPKQDIALPGLGTATGFDGAVEDKETFFGFGSWAVPDTVYRLDLSTGTTSVFKAPTVKFNVDDYETTQVFYPSKDGTKVPMFITAKKGFVRDGNHPTILYGYGGFNIAVTPKFSPAIVEWMELGGVYAVANLRGGSEYGRSWHEGGMKLNKQNVFDDFAAGAEYLIAEKVTQPSKLAISGRSNGGLLVGATLLQRPELFGAALPAVGVLDMLRFREFTIGWAWESDYGSVKNADEFAAIHAYSPLHNIKAGAKYPPTLITTAERDDRVFPAHSFKFAAAMQAANPNGPPALIRIETRAGHGAGKPTSKTIEEYADIYAFLAKTLKIDVK; this is translated from the coding sequence ATGTCCAAGCGTTCCCCCGCCGTCGTCGCCCTGACGATCGCCATCGCCGCCTCACTCGCTGCCTGCGGCGGTTCCCAGGAAGCCGACGCACCGACGACCGCCGCGGTCGCACCTGCGACGATCGCCTATCCGAGCGCGCGCACGGTCGAACAGACCGACGACTACCACGGCACCCCGGTGAGCGATCCCTATCGCTGGATGGAGAACCTCGACGATCCGGAACTGCAACCGTGGATCGCGGCGGAGAACAAGCTCGTGGCCGACTTCATCGGCGACGTGCCGAACCGCGACAAGATCAAGTCGCGCCTGACCGAACTCTGGGACTACGAGCGTTTCGGCGTGCCGGAAGTGCACGGCGGCAAGTACTTCTATTCGCGCAACGACGGCCTGCAGAACCAGTCGCCGATCTACGTGCAGGACACGCTCGACAGCGCACCGCGCCTGCTGATCGACCCGAACACGCTTTCGGCCGACGGCACGATTGCACTCAGCGAAACCGAAGTCAGCCCGGACGGCAAGTTGTACGCGTACTCGTTGTCGGACGGCGGTTCGGACTGGCGCACGATCAAGCTGCGCAGCGTCGAGACCGGCGAAGACCTGAGCGACGAGATCCGCTGGGCGAAGTTCACGAACATCGCCTGGACCAAGGATTCGAGCGGCATCTTCTACAGCCGCTTCGACGCGCCGGAAGGCGAAGACCCGCTCAAGGCGGTCAACAAGAACCAGAAGCTGTTCCTGCACACGATCGGCAAGGCGCAGACGGACGACACGCTGGTGTACGAACGCCCGGATCAACCGGACTGGGGTTTCGGCGCGGTCGTGTCCGACGATGGCGAGTTCCTGGTCATCAATGGCTCGCAGGGTACCGACGTGCGCAATCGCGTCTTCTACAAAGATCTCGCCAAGGCCGATGCGAAGGTGGTGCCGCTGATCGAGGATCTGGTCGGTTCGTATGATTTCGTCGGCAACGACGGCAGCGTGCTGTATTTCCTGACCGACGACGGCGCCGAACGCAATCGCCTGATCGCCATCGACACCGCGAACCCGGCGAAGGACAAGTGGCAGACCCTGATCGCGGAAAGCGACGCGCTGTTGCAACAGGTCTCGCTGGTCAACGGCCAGTTCGTCGCCAGCTATCTGCGTGATGCGCGTTCCGAGATCAAGCTGTTCGATGCCGCCGGCCAGCCGAAGCAGGACATCGCCCTGCCCGGCCTCGGCACCGCGACCGGCTTCGACGGCGCCGTCGAAGACAAGGAAACCTTCTTCGGCTTCGGCAGCTGGGCGGTGCCGGACACCGTGTATCGCCTTGACCTCAGCACCGGCACGACCAGCGTGTTCAAGGCGCCGACAGTGAAGTTCAACGTCGACGACTACGAAACCACGCAGGTCTTCTATCCGAGCAAGGACGGCACGAAGGTGCCGATGTTCATTACCGCGAAGAAGGGCTTCGTGCGTGACGGCAACCACCCGACCATCCTCTACGGCTATGGCGGTTTCAACATCGCGGTGACGCCGAAGTTCAGCCCGGCCATCGTCGAATGGATGGAACTCGGCGGTGTCTATGCCGTCGCCAACCTGCGCGGCGGTTCGGAATACGGCCGCAGCTGGCACGAAGGCGGCATGAAGTTGAACAAGCAGAACGTGTTCGACGACTTCGCGGCCGGCGCGGAATATCTGATTGCCGAGAAGGTCACGCAGCCGTCGAAACTCGCGATCTCGGGTCGCAGCAATGGCGGCTTGCTGGTCGGCGCGACGCTGTTGCAGCGTCCGGAACTGTTCGGCGCGGCGTTGCCCGCGGTCGGCGTGCTCGACATGCTGCGGTTCCGCGAATTCACCATCGGCTGGGCCTGGGAATCCGACTACGGCTCGGTCAAGAACGCGGATGAATTCGCGGCCATCCACGCCTATTCGCCGCTGCACAACATCAAGGCGGGAGCGAAGTACCCGCCGACGCTGATCACCACCGCGGAACGCGACGACCGCGTCTTCCCGGCGCACAGCTTCAAGTTCGCGGCAGCGATGCAGGCGGCGAACCCGAACGGCCCTCCGGCCCTGATCCGCATCGAGACGCGTGCGGGCCATGGCGCCGGCAAGCCGACCTCGAAGACCATCGAGGAATACGCCGACATCTACGCCTTCCTCGCGAAGACGCTGAAGATCGACGTGAAGTGA